The DNA sequence GCCTTTTCGACCAACGACCGGGAAGCTACGACGATGGATGGAAAAAGTGAAAAAGTCAGATGGTCAGCCATCTGCGGTGGATACAAGGAAATCAATGGCATTCGTCAGCCGACGGATCTGAAGGCGGTCTGGCACTATGACGAAGGGGATTTCACTTACTTTGATGCGAAAGCTGCGATGATGAGTTATGACAAACAAGAATGATTGGAATGAATGGAAAGGATTGACGGAAGCGGAAGCGGCTGAGCGGAGAGTCCGATATGGACCAAACGCGCTGCCGGTACCGAAGCATCGCCTCCTTAGGCTGATCGCAAGGCAATTCCGGGGCATCTTCAATCTTATGCTATTGATTGCGGCGGGAGTGACCTTTTCTTTGGGTGAGCCGATCGACGGCGCCTTTATCCTGTTGTTTGTGTTCCTCGGGACAGCGCTCAACGTCTATCAGGAGCACAAATCGAATCAGGCGGCCGATAAATTGAAAGCCTATCTGCTGAGCACGATCACGGTGATGAGGGACGGAGTGGAAACGGAAGTGCCGACCGAGATGTTGGTGCCCGGGGACATCCTGAAGCTCGAGTCGGGCGATATCGTCCCTGCAGACGCCATTGTCCGCGAAGACCGCGATCTGCTGGTGGATGAAACGACTTTTACGGGAGAGTCCATTCCGGTTACGAAACGTGCGTCCGCGTCAAGCGCAGCCGTTGCCGACAAAGCGACGGTTGCCGCCGATGAAGAGCGCCTGCTGCAAGGGATTGTGATCGTGCGGGGGAATGCATTGGCTGAAATCACCGCAATCGGTCAGGAAACGCAGTTGGCCCATATCGCTTCAACGGCATCCACCGTCCAGGCGGAGAGCGAACTCGTCAAGAGCGTGGATAAAATCAGCAACTTCATCATGAAAGTGACGCTGCTGACGCTCGGATTCGTCGTGGTGGCTAACATCCTGATTGAAGGCCGGCAGGCGGATGTCACGGGCCTGCTGATTTTTGCGATCGCGTTGGCCGTTTCGGCCATACCGGAAGCTTTGCCTTTGGTGCTGACGTTCTCGCTTTCACGGGGAGCCTTGGAATTCGCCAAACGCGACGTCATCGTCAAGCGGCTTTCCGCGGTCCAGGATTTGGGATCCGTCAATCTGTTGTGCACCGACAAAACCGGTACAATCACGGAAAATCATCTTGTATTCAGCAATGTTTATCCGATGGCGGAATCACCCTACGATCCACTGGTCTTGGCGCGGTTGGCCGCCATCAATCTGCATGAGCGTATACCGGAACCTTTCGACCACGCAAGCGATGAGGCCCTCACACACGAACAACGGCAGATTGTGGAGCGCTACAGTCTCGTGCAGGAGGAGGCTTTCGATCCGGCGCTGCGCAGCAACGGTGCGATCGTGAAACAAGCAGACGGCAAAATGCTGCATATCCGACGCGGGAGCCCGGAATATTTCTTCGGGGAAGGTTTGATTCCCCGGGATGCAGTTGCGAATTGGTTAGAGGCGGAGGAAGAAAAGGGGCACCGGGTACTGGGCGTGAGCTACGATGACGGCAGCGGTGCGCGTTTCGGCGGATTTGTCTCTTTCGTGGACCGCATCAAGGATTCCACTATTGCGACCGTAGCGGCCGCAAAACAGATGAACGTCGCCATCACGGTCATCACCGGGGATGCTTTGAAGGTTGCCGAGGCCGTCGGAAGGGAAGCCGGTCTGGTGACGGAGAGCGCTGAAGTTACGGAGGCTGCCGCCTTTTTGGCATTGCCGCTTGCCGAAAGGAAGAAACGCCTGTCCTCCATCCGCGTCTTTGCCCGGACAACGCCGGAGCAGAAACTGGAATTGATCCAATTGCTGAAGGAACAGTTCACGGTCGGTTACTTGGGTGAAGGGATCAATGATGCACCAGCCCTGAAGGCGGCACATGTCTCGATGGTCGTGCAGTCCGCAGCGGATGTCGCCCGTGAGACCGCCGATATCGTATTGCTGCAGAACGATCTGCGGGTCATCGTCGAAGGCATCCGCTTCGGACGGGAAACGCACGCCAACACGATGAAATACATCCGCGCCACTTTGATCTCGAACTTCGGGAATTTCTATGCGGTCGCGATCGGCTCGCTCTTCATCAGCTTTTTGCCGATGTTGCCGAAACAGCTGCTGCTCCTGAATCTGCTTTCCGATTTTCCGATGATGGCCATCGCTTTTGACCGCGTATCGGCCCAGGAAGTGGAACGGCCGCAGCGCTATGATCTGCATTCCCTCTACATCATTTTCGTCACGATGGGACTTGTGAGCACGGTCTTCGATTTCATTTGCTTTGGGCTGTTCTATCGGATTTCCCCGGCAGTGCTGCAGACCAACTGGTTCATCGCCAGCGTTCTGACTGAGATATTGTTGATGCTTTCCATCCGCTCCTTGGCGCCAATCACCAAAGCTGGCTGGCCGGCACCGTCGATCGTGGTTCTATCGGTGATCGCCATGGTACTTGCCGTAGGATTGCCGATGATCCCCGCTACTGCCGCCTTCTTTGAATTCCAAACGCCGACAATGGCGCATTTGGGGATCATCTTGGGGATCGCCTTCGCGTATCTTATCGTTACGGAACTCGTCAAACGTCCATTGTCAGGTTTCGTCAAAAAGAAATGAGCTGTTCGAAAACGCAGGAATAGACCAGTAATTTGAAAGAGAAGGTGAGTGGTATGCATCCTTTTTATGGGGCCGTAAACGAATTTTTTGCAGAAGGGTATTGGTGGGTCGGCTTGCTGTCGATGGCCATGTACCTAACCTTTTGGGCTGTCGTCATCCTTTTTGCGGTCAAGCTCTTCAAAAAATATTTCACCGATAGGCCAACTCCGCCAAAATCGGAGGAAGATTCGGCACTGAAGATCCTTCGCGAAAGGTATGCGCGCGGCGAAATCGATGCCGAGGAATTCAAACAGAAGAAAAGCGATTTGCTGGAATGAGGCAATAAGGAACAGTTTTGGCCTGGAAGGGGTGCATCATGGAACTGCGTTCGTTGCTGCAATTGGCGTACTTTGGCGCTACAACGATTATATTCAAAAGGAAACGGCCGCTGTTGGGTTCCATCATCCTGACCGACAAATGCAATTTGGCCTGCAAGCACTGCGCCGTCAGCAACATCACTAGGAGGTGAAGTTATGCGTTGGACATCATTGTTGCGGATATACCTTACCCGCTCGTTCAAGCCTTTCGTATTTGAAGGGACCCATGAGAATACATTGGATTTTGAAAAACTGGATGATCTGGGGCTGTATGTGCATATCCCGTTCTGCCGTTCGTTGTGCAGTTTCTGCCCTTATTGCAAAGTGGTCCACAATAAACCGCAGGCGGATGCCTATAAGATTGCGCTGCTGAAGGAAATCGACCTGGTCTGCAAAGGGATGTCCGGCAAAAAACAGGCGACGAGTCTTTATTTCGGCGGAGGGACGCCGGCCATGATGTTGGACGATCTGAAGGACATCATCGCGAAGCTGAAACAATACTTCGTTCTGACGGGCGGAATCGGCGTGGAACTCCATCCCAGCGACATCACCGAAGGGAATCTGCAGAAATTGAGGGAGGCGGGGGTGACGATGTTGAGCATCGGCATCCAATCCTTCCAGGAAGACTGCCTACGGAAAATCGGGAGAAGAAACGACTCATTCGTCGAAAAGATCCGTTTGGTGAGAAGTTCCGGCTTTGACGTAGTCGACGTGGACCTGATATTTGCCATCCCGGGTCAGACCGACGAGATTCTGGCGAATGACATCCATACGGCCTTCGCCAGCGGGGCGACGCAAGTCTCGACTTATCCCTTCATCGACTTCACTTTCGCCGACAATGCCTACAAGCCGATGAGCGAAGAAGTAAAGCGGGAGATGCTGGAGCATTTGACGGATTATTGCCATGCAAATGGCATCGAGCGGACATCGGTCTGGACGTTCGCGCAGCGGCAAACCGAAAAATATTCTTCCGTCACGCGGGATGCCTTTCTCGGATTCGGTGTTTCCGCAACCACGCTGCTGAAGGATATCTTCAAGATCAATACGTTTTCGATTCCCGAATACATCAAGCGGATTGAGGGCGATGCTTTGCCGACATCCTTGACGCTCCATTTCACCAAAAGGCAGCGGGCGGTCTATTACCTGTTCTGGAGTGCCTATGCAATGCGAATAGACGCCGACAGATTCGAGGAACTCATCGGCACCCCATTGAACAGGATGTTCGGACTGGAACTGTTCTTGGCGACCAAGTTAGGCTATCTTAAGAAAACAGGACGTGTCTACGAGCTGACCGACAAGGCCGCTTATCTCTATCACGATGTCGAACAGGCGTATACCACAGCCTACATCGATAAGATGTGGCATATTTCAAGGCTACAGCCTTTCCCAGAAAAAATCATTTTGAAATAATTAAACGGCAAAGCAAAAAGGCTGATTCCGCATGGAGTCAGCCTTCTCGGGTATGGATCAGATGCAATGCGGAATCAATTGTCCTCCGTGCGCAGCATCAGCACGCCTCCGATGATGAAGAGGAGGGAAATGCTGGCGAGCCCGTTGCGTGAATCGCCGGTCAATTGGCTCGTGAGCGCATAAAGCGCCGGACCCATGATGGCCGCGAATTTGCCGAGGATGTTGTAGAAACCGAAATATTCATTGGCGTTCTCCTTCGGCACAAGCTTGGCGAAATAGGAACGCGACAGTGCCTGGATACCGCCTTGTGAAGTTGCGACCAGCGCAGCGAGGATCCAAAATTCTAGGGCTGTGGTCATGCGGAAAGCCAGCAGACAAGCAAACAGATAAATGACGATGCCCACCAAAATCATCTTTTTGCTGCCGAAGCGCTTGGCCAGTACTCCGTAGAGGATCGTGAAAGGAAATGACAGAATCGGAATCACCAGCACAGCAATCATCAGCATATCAGACACGACCCCGATACTGTCGCCGAAGACAGCTGCCATGTGGATGATTGTGTTCAGCCCATCGATGTAAAAGAAGTAGGCAATCAGGAACAGGAACATTTTCTTGTGGCTGCGGATCTGGTGCAGCGTTTTGTTAAGGCGGGCGAAACTGTCATGGATGATGTGTTCGCTGGCCGGGACAAAATAGCGCTGTTTCACATTGCGCAGCATCGGAATCGTGAAGACAATCCACCAAAATGCTGTGAACAGGAAGGAGGCTTTGACGGCGGTCGTCCTGGGAATGCCGATTTTCTCGCCGAACATGATCAGCAGGATCGAAAGCACGAATGGGATGGTACTGCCACCGATGTAACCCATCGCAAATCCGTAAGTGGAGACCCGATCCATCCGATCCTCTGTCGCGACATCCACCAAAAAGGCGTCATAGAAAATGTTCGCGCCTGAAAAGCCGATTGTCGTGAGCATATAGAAGGCAAGCAGCAGGCGCCAATCGTCCGTGAAGCTCAGTGCGGCGGTTGCGACAACACCTATCAGGAAGAAACTTTTGAACAGCCGCATTTTCCATTTCGGATAATCACCTATCGTACCGAGGATCGGGGCGAATACTGCTATAGCCAAAGTCGCGGCAGAGGTCGCATAGCCCCAATAGGAATCCGCCAAGTTCGGGGCAATGCCTTCGCCGGTCGTGATCGATTTATAAAAAAGCGGCAGAATGACCGAGGAGATGATGATGGAGTAGGCGGAATTCGCCCAATCGTACATGATCCAACTTTTTTCCTGCAGCGAAAAACTTTTTAACATGGCTTCCGCCTCCAATCACCTAAATTGGTATCGCTCTCATTTGTTTATAATTTATTTATAACAGTTGTTAAGGGATAGCACAAGCCCAAACCAGTCGAGCAGCCTAACTTTGCGGGAAAAATGAAAAATATGGTAAAATTCAGGTATAAAGAAAGACCAGTATTTGCTGCCGCTATCCAATCAAACACGTATATATGCAGAATAAGGAACAGAATGGAGGATGAAAATAATGGCCAAATATGAACGCCCGGAATACACAGTGCTGCTGTCGGAGGAACCGTTTGAATTGCGGGAATACCGCGATTTCTACATCGTGGAATATGACAATGCCAATGATCCGGATGTGGACAGCGGGTTCGGCACCTTGTTCCGTTATATTTCAAAAGACAATCAGGCGGACCGGAAAATCAGTATGACCGTACCGGTGATCCAGGAACTATCGGAAGATCGCATGAAGATGGCGTTCGTTGTCCCGAAGGCGGAATGGGAAGATATTCCGCAGCCCAACAGTCCTGCGCTGACCGTAAAAAAATTCGCCAGCGGCCTTTTTGCGGTCATCCAATACGGTGGTTATTCGAATGATCGCAAAGAACGGGACATGCTGGAGAAGCTAGCTCAGTGGCTGCAGGAGAAAAAGTACCAGCCAGCTTCGAATTATATGCTGGCGTCCTTCAACGCGCCGTTCGTGCCGCCGATGTTCCGGCACAACGAAATCATGGTGCGGGTCGGAACGGATCAACAGGATTCCGAGTAAATAATGGACAATCAGGTGTTCCTTTTGTATCGTATTCGAGAATAAACTTACCAAAAAGGGGACTAGTGCATGAAAAACTTAAAAAGCGGCTTGAAAGGCTTGTTCGCTTTATTGGCGATCATTCTGGCCGTATGGTTCAACGGCGTAGACTCGCTTTTCGAGGAACAAACATCCGATTCTTCGATCAGCATAGCCGCCAGCAGCTCGCAAACAATTGAAGAAGGTACCCAAGAAAGTGAAATACAGGAGTCGACCGAAACGGTAATCAGCAGCGGTGTCACGCAAGGGCAGTCCTATTCAACGAAAGACGAAGTTGCGGCCTACATCCACCAGTTCAACGAGCTGCCGCCCAATTATCTGACAAAGGACGAAGCAGAAGCATTTGGCTGGGACAACGCTGAAGGGAACTTGTGGGAAGTGACTGACGGAATGTCGATTGGCGGTGATTTCTTCGGCAATCGCGAGGGACTGCTTCCGAAGAAATCAGGCAGGACCTATTACGAAGCCGACATCGATTATGACGGTGGCTTCCGTGGGGCGGAGCGCATCGTGTTCTCGAATGACGGCCTGATCTTTTACACGGATGATCATTACGAATCGTTCGAACAGCTGTACGGGGAGGGGGATTGATTGAACATGGAAATCATCCGTTTGGACGGCAGCAAGATGACCGACCGGAAAGCGACACATGCCTATCTGAAAAGAAAACTGCATCTCCCCGAATATTACGGCAATAATCTGGATGCCTTGTGGGATTGTCTGACGACCGATTTTTCCGGAAAAATGATTATCCTGCATGATCCGCAAACCGTTAAAAACCAACTCGGTGACTATGGATACTCCTTGGTGAGCTTGTTCAAGGAAGTTGCTGCAATCAACTCCGCCATCCGTTTGATCCTAGTCTACCCGCTCCAAAGTTGATCCGAATCAACAAGTTGGGAATCCCCGATTGTCAACCTAAAAATAAGGATGCACGCAAAAAAAGACGATTCGCTCAGAATCGTCTTTTTTTGCGGTTTTGTCAATTTCCGAACGAAAAATTCTTTCATTGATTGTCAACCAAGCGTATAGTTGACTGTATGGGGTAGACAAGTCAATGAGGTGATCAGATGGGGAAAAGAAAAGTCAGAGTCTATATCGCAGTCAGTCTGGATGGCTACATCGCACATTCGGATGGAAATATCGATTGGCTCGACAGTGTTGCCAGACCGGATGAAGATTATGGCTACGCCGCTTTTATCGAAACGATTGACACGGTCATCATGGGCCGGAAGACCTACGAAAAAGTGTTGTCTTTCGGTGGGGAATTCCCGCATGCAGGCCGGGACTGTTACGTTCTGACCCGGACGGAGCGAGCTCCTGATGGGCAGGTCCATTTTTACAGCGGACCAGCAGACGAGCTGTTGGATCAGATCCGGAGCAGGCCGGGCAAAGACATCTTTATCGATGGCGGATCCGAGGCAATCGACCTGTTCCGTGAAAAGGGGTTGATCGACAGCTATACCGTATCCATCATCCCGATTCTGCTCGGCGAAGGCATTCCGTTGTTCAAAGAAAGCAAGAAGGAACAACCTTTGAAATTGGTTGAAGTAACCACTTTTGATTCCGGTTTGGTGCAGCTCAGCTACGAGCCCGTCAACCTATAGATGCTTTCTCGGTCAGACATACTTGCTGCCTTCGCGGATGCTCAGGTTGGACAGGTCATCCTTATGCGCGGAAATGAATGCGCGCACCCAATCGGGATTCGTTTTGCTGAAATCACGCAGGCTCCAACCGATGGCTTTGTTGATGAAGAATTCCTTTTGGTTGAGGTTATTCCTGATGATTTCCGCCAGTAAAGCGGTGTCCGTCTTGGATTTGAAACCGAGTTGATGGTCGATGGCTACGCGACGCAGCCAGATGTCGTCCGCTACGCTCCATTCCAGCAGGGCAGATTTGCATTCCGGGAAACGTTGGACAATCGATCCGACAACCCCATCCAGGCCATCGACGGTATCCCACCAAGATTTTGTCTGGATGTACTGCTTCAGCTTCGGCAAATCTTCCGGACCAAGGCAGTCCTGGATCGCCAGAAGATAATCGACGCCAGCATACTGGAACTCACGTTCATCCCGCTTGAAGCATTGGTCCACGAAATCGAAGTCGACGATTTTTTCTTTTTTTGCGATTGCAAGATATTTTTTATAGGCAGCTTTCCGCGGACCAGTCGGGATGCCCAGGAACGGGAATTGATTCCGCATATAGGCCGACATTTGGGGAGCGCGCTCTTCATCGCGCAATGCCAGCAGAGATTCAAAAATGCCATCATACCACATTGTTTTAAACCGCCTTTCTTAGGTGGATGCGACTCATAAGCCACTCATCATGCTTACTTTAGAATAGTTTCAAGAAAAGTGCAATCATGATCCCAAGGAGGATATTATGGAACAAAAACAAAATAGAAAACCCAGCTTGATCCGAAAAGTGCTGATCGGATTGGCTGTAGTTATAGTGATCGCTGCAGGGGCATTCTTTTGGTACGCGAATGACTACTACAAAGCGACGGTGGATGCGATCGAGGCGCTGCAGTCGGATGGATCGGTCACCATCACCGAAACCGATGACGCAATCACCTTTGCGCCGAATGGGGAAGATCCGGAGAAAGGCATCATCTTTTATCCGGGCGGAAAAGTTGAGAGTGAAGCCTATGCGCCATTGCTGCGCAGCTTGGCCGAAGCGGATTTGTTGGTGGTCGTCGCCAAGATGCCATTCCATTTGGCAGTCTTTGATGCGGACGCGGCAGAAGCAATCATGGAACAGGAAGATGAGGTTGAGGATTGGTATCTCGCCGGGCATTCCTTGGGCGGCGTCATGGCCTCCAGTTTTGCTGCCGATCAATCTGATGAGGTAGTAGGCTTGATTTTCCTGGCTTCCTATCCAGCAGGTGATTTGACCGACGCGCCGTTTCCAGTACTTTCCATCTATGGTTCAGAAGATGAAGTGCTGAGCCGTGAAAGCTACGACGAAGCGCAAGGGAAGCTTCCGGATGACTACACGGAAATCGTGCTGGATGGCGGCAATCATGGCCAATTCGGCGATTATGGACTGCAGGAGGGCGACGGAACAGCAACTATTTCAACCGTACAGCAGCAACAGCAGACGGTTGAAGCAATCACATCATTCATCGAAAACAATCGCCAGCAATAACGCAGCGGATCAAATAATAAGTGAGATTTGTATGAAAGGAAGAAAATATGACAGAAATAACGATGGCGAAAATGAGCCAATTAACGGAAGCCCAAAAAGAGGAAGTCAAAAAAATTTTCGTCACCAGCTACTATAAGGACATGAAGACGTTGCACCGGGATACTGAGCGCTTACTTGGCGGATTCCGCAGACTGCTGCAGGAAGACCTGATCCGGGTTGCGATGGACGGTGATCGTCCGGTCGCGATGGTAGGTTGTTCGACCAACCAACGCCGCGCCATGGAAGTAAACAAAGAGGATTTCTTGGCCAATTTTGGATTTGTCTGGGGACATGTAGGTTATTTCAGTTTTCGCAAAGAATATGGAGAGCCACTGGCCATCGATGATGAGACGCTCTATTTTGAATGCGTGGCGACCAATGAAGCCGATCGTCGCCAGGGTGTTGCCGGCCAGATGTTGCTCAAACTGATTGAAACGGAACCTTATCGAACTTTCGCCTTGGATGTCGTCGACAGCAACGGACGGGCACAAAGCGTTTATGAACGGATTGGATTCCGCGAAGTGCACCGCAAAAAATCCTGGATCGGAAAAATTTTCATGGACTACTCGGAAAGCATTTGGATGAGCCGTCCGAAGCATTTGCCGAATCCCTCGGAATGATGGGAAAGTAAAAATCAATTAGACAAACAGTGCAGGCTTTGATATAGTATTACAGATAGTAAACACATTCATTGATGAAGAAAGTACTTCGAGCAATGTTCACAGCGAGCGGGGAAGGTGGAAGCCCGTAATGGAGCGAAGAAGGAAACGCACTTCAGAGAAAATGACTTGAAGACAAACGTGATCCCCCTGTTCATCGGACATCTGGGAAAGGACGTTTGTGAGTAGCGTCATTCGGTTTAGCCCCGTTAACGGTTCAAAAGGATAAAATAATCAGAGCCCATCTGTGTTGCTTTATCGAATTAGAGTGGTACCACGGATGTTCGTCTCTATTTTGCCAGGGCAGAATAGGGGCTTTTTTTATCGTTATCGCAGATTTGCGACACCAACGAGAAAGAAAATGATCCGTTCATCATGTGGATAGGCAGAGGCATATAATAAAGGAGCAGAAAAACATGGATTATAAAAAGATTGTTGCTGAAGAGATTCAAAAGCTTGTACCGGAGCATTTAACCTATGACCAAGTGTACCAATTGCTTGAAGTACCTAAATATACTGAGCACGGGGACGTCGCGTTTCCGGCATTCGCACTAGCGAAAGCACTGCGCAAAGCACCGCAAGCCATCGCTGGAGATCTGGCGGCACAACTGAACCATCCTTACATTGAAAAGGTTGAAGCGGTAGGCCCATACGTCAATCTTTTCCTTGAAAAAGCAGCGGTAACGAATGCGGTCCTGCATGAAATTGCTGCCGAGAAGCAAGCATTCGGAACAGCCGATATCGGAAAAGGAGGCAACGTGCCGATCGATATGTCCTCGCCGAATATCGCGAAACCGATCTCGATGGGTCATTTGCGCTCTACGGTAATCGGAAATTCATTGGCTAACATCATGAAGAAAGTCGGCTACAACCCTATCAAAATCAACCACTTGGGCGACTGGGGCACCCAATTCGGTAAGCTGATCGTGGCCTACAAATTGTGGGGCAACGAAGAAAAAGTCAAAGCGGAACCGATCAATGAATTGTTGACTCTGTATGTCCGTTTCCACACGGAAGCAGAATCAGACGATACCATGAACGACGAAGCCCGCGCTTGGTTCAAGAAATTGGAAGATGGCGATGCAGAAGCTTTGCATCTTTGGGAGTGGTTCCGTTCCGAATCGCTGCAGGAATTCATGAAAATCTACGATATGTTGGGGATCACTTTTGATTCCTTCAACGGTGAAGCTTTCTACAACGACAAGATGGATGAAGTCGTTGAACTGCTTGACAAAGCCGGCATCCTGACCCAAGACCGCGGTGCAACCATCGTTGATTTGGAAAAATACAACTTGAACCCGGCCTTGATCAAGAAATCGGACGGCGCAACGCTGTACATCACCCGCGACTTGGCTGCGGCGATCTACCGCAAACGCAACTATGATTTTGCGATGTCCCTGTATGCAGTCGGTAATGAACAAAGCAACCACTTTAAACAACTGAAAGCTGTTTTGAAAGAGCTCGGCTACGATTGGGCAGAAAACATGCATCATATCCCGTTCGGTCTGATCACGCAAGGCGGCAAGAAACTGTCGACGCGTCAAGGGAAAGTCATCCTGCTTGAGGAAGTCCTGAACGAAGCGACTGAACTTTCCTTGAAACAGATCAACGAGAAGAATCCGACATTGGAAGACAAGGAAGCAGTCGCCAAAGCAGTCGGCGTCGGTGCTGTCGTATTCCATGACCTGAAAAATGACCGTCTGAACAATTTCGACTTCGATTTGGAGGAAGTCGTGCAATTCGAAGGCGAAACAGGCCCTTATGTCCAATATACAAACGCACGCGGTTTGAGCATCTTGCGCAAAGCGGCAGTTGAATTGGACACGAATGAAGCGGCTGATCTTGGTTTGGATGACGCGTACGCATGGGAAGTCGTGAAACTGTTGAACAGTTTCCCTGAAATCATCCAGCAAGCTTACGAAAAATTCGAGCCATCCGTGATCGCGAAATACACGATCCACTTGTCCCAAGCATTCAATAAATACTACGGCAACACAAAAGTGCTGGTAGAAGACGACAAACGCAACGCCCGCCTGGCATTAGTCCAATCCGTAGCCACAGTCCTGCAAGAAGGCCTAAGACTCCTAGGAGTCCAATCCCCAGAAAAAATGTAGGATACGATGAATCCCGGGTAGAAATCGAGCACTAAGGGGACAAACACAAAGCGGACGTTTTTTGTCCGCGTGGGGTTGTCAACTTAGGCGGAGATTTCTGGGATTCAGAGTTCGACTAAGTAGAGCGAGATGAAAAGCGTTTAGATACCCGGACGTTGGAGCAAATAACGAAGTGAACCTCTTTTGTTCACTACGTTATTTGCGAAACGGGAGTGGTATCTGCTTTTCAGAACGCGTTTGCGTAGGATACGATGAAATGCGGGAGGGGATGAGCACTAAGAGGACATTACAAGAACGGCCGCAGTTTGGCCGTGACGTAATGTCAGCTTAGGCACTCAAACGTCACAGTGCGACGTTTGAGGTCTTTCGCAATATTTGTGCTGAGTCTAATGAGGCACTTTCTGCTAGCATTTCAGAGTTCGACTAAGTTGGATGAGATGATTCATCCTTCTTCAAAAACCAAAACCGCCTAAAATTATTTATATAGTTTTAGGTTTTTTGATTTTCATTGAACAATAAAAACAGAAAGAAGGGATAACCTGTGGATATTTACAGGAAGCTCATGGCTGATGAGCGCATCGTTTACCTTGCGAAAGGAACACTTGTAGGATTATCAGCCGGCTTCATTGTCAGCCTTTTCAGATTAGGCATTGAATTTATACTGGAAACCGTAGTTGCAAGCTATCATTATATGCAAGAACAGCCAATCTGGCTCATCCCTTGGGTAATTTTTTCAGTGGCAGCCGCGCTCATCGTCGGAAAACTTGTCAAAAGCGAACCCAACATCAAGGGCAGCGGCATTCCGCAAGTGGAAGGCCAAGTACAAGGAATCATCAGCCTCAACTGGTGGCCCGTGCTCTGGAAAAAATTCATCGGAGGTCTGCTGGCGATCGGATCGGGTCTTTTCTTAGGAAGAGAGGGTCCCTCCATCCAATTGGGATCCGCAGTGGGACAAGGCATCAGCAGTCTCACAAAAGGGGATGACGTGGAAGAAAAAATCCTGCTTTCGAGCGGCGC is a window from the Trichococcus shcherbakoviae genome containing:
- a CDS encoding dihydrofolate reductase family protein; amino-acid sequence: MGKRKVRVYIAVSLDGYIAHSDGNIDWLDSVARPDEDYGYAAFIETIDTVIMGRKTYEKVLSFGGEFPHAGRDCYVLTRTERAPDGQVHFYSGPADELLDQIRSRPGKDIFIDGGSEAIDLFREKGLIDSYTVSIIPILLGEGIPLFKESKKEQPLKLVEVTTFDSGLVQLSYEPVNL
- a CDS encoding DNA alkylation repair protein: MWYDGIFESLLALRDEERAPQMSAYMRNQFPFLGIPTGPRKAAYKKYLAIAKKEKIVDFDFVDQCFKRDEREFQYAGVDYLLAIQDCLGPEDLPKLKQYIQTKSWWDTVDGLDGVVGSIVQRFPECKSALLEWSVADDIWLRRVAIDHQLGFKSKTDTALLAEIIRNNLNQKEFFINKAIGWSLRDFSKTNPDWVRAFISAHKDDLSNLSIREGSKYV
- a CDS encoding alpha/beta hydrolase encodes the protein MEQKQNRKPSLIRKVLIGLAVVIVIAAGAFFWYANDYYKATVDAIEALQSDGSVTITETDDAITFAPNGEDPEKGIIFYPGGKVESEAYAPLLRSLAEADLLVVVAKMPFHLAVFDADAAEAIMEQEDEVEDWYLAGHSLGGVMASSFAADQSDEVVGLIFLASYPAGDLTDAPFPVLSIYGSEDEVLSRESYDEAQGKLPDDYTEIVLDGGNHGQFGDYGLQEGDGTATISTVQQQQQTVEAITSFIENNRQQ
- a CDS encoding GNAT family N-acetyltransferase — its product is MTEITMAKMSQLTEAQKEEVKKIFVTSYYKDMKTLHRDTERLLGGFRRLLQEDLIRVAMDGDRPVAMVGCSTNQRRAMEVNKEDFLANFGFVWGHVGYFSFRKEYGEPLAIDDETLYFECVATNEADRRQGVAGQMLLKLIETEPYRTFALDVVDSNGRAQSVYERIGFREVHRKKSWIGKIFMDYSESIWMSRPKHLPNPSE
- the argS gene encoding arginine--tRNA ligase; its protein translation is MDYKKIVAEEIQKLVPEHLTYDQVYQLLEVPKYTEHGDVAFPAFALAKALRKAPQAIAGDLAAQLNHPYIEKVEAVGPYVNLFLEKAAVTNAVLHEIAAEKQAFGTADIGKGGNVPIDMSSPNIAKPISMGHLRSTVIGNSLANIMKKVGYNPIKINHLGDWGTQFGKLIVAYKLWGNEEKVKAEPINELLTLYVRFHTEAESDDTMNDEARAWFKKLEDGDAEALHLWEWFRSESLQEFMKIYDMLGITFDSFNGEAFYNDKMDEVVELLDKAGILTQDRGATIVDLEKYNLNPALIKKSDGATLYITRDLAAAIYRKRNYDFAMSLYAVGNEQSNHFKQLKAVLKELGYDWAENMHHIPFGLITQGGKKLSTRQGKVILLEEVLNEATELSLKQINEKNPTLEDKEAVAKAVGVGAVVFHDLKNDRLNNFDFDLEEVVQFEGETGPYVQYTNARGLSILRKAAVELDTNEAADLGLDDAYAWEVVKLLNSFPEIIQQAYEKFEPSVIAKYTIHLSQAFNKYYGNTKVLVEDDKRNARLALVQSVATVLQEGLRLLGVQSPEKM